One stretch of Caldinitratiruptor microaerophilus DNA includes these proteins:
- a CDS encoding ABC transporter ATP-binding protein — protein sequence MVELQDVFKMYPQGEGEVRALDGVDLTVAAGEFVVVTGRSGSGKTTLLSVVGGLTRPDRGLVRVAGRDIWAMGDRERSRFRCRTMGFVFQFASLIPTLSVVENVLLPTAFCPGGSGLGARARQLLERVGLGDRAASYPWQLSGGQQKRVAVARALLLDPPLVLADEPTGDLDEETETEIMDLFRERNAAGTTVIMVTHNTALAAHATRHLVMSRGRLEPAPARV from the coding sequence GTGGTCGAACTTCAGGACGTCTTCAAGATGTACCCGCAGGGCGAGGGGGAGGTCCGGGCTCTCGACGGCGTCGACCTGACCGTGGCCGCGGGCGAGTTCGTCGTCGTCACCGGCCGGTCCGGCAGCGGCAAGACGACTCTCCTGTCGGTGGTGGGGGGCCTCACCCGTCCGGACCGCGGCCTCGTCCGGGTGGCCGGCCGGGACATCTGGGCGATGGGCGATCGGGAGCGGTCCCGGTTTCGCTGCCGCACGATGGGGTTCGTCTTCCAGTTCGCCAGCCTCATCCCCACCCTGTCGGTGGTGGAGAACGTGCTCCTGCCGACGGCGTTCTGCCCCGGCGGGAGCGGCCTGGGCGCCCGGGCCCGGCAGCTCCTCGAGCGCGTGGGGCTGGGGGACCGCGCAGCCAGCTACCCGTGGCAGCTCTCCGGCGGCCAGCAGAAGCGGGTGGCCGTGGCCCGCGCCCTGCTCCTCGACCCCCCGCTCGTGCTGGCGGACGAGCCGACGGGCGACCTGGACGAGGAGACCGAGACGGAGATCATGGACCTCTTCCGGGAGCGGAACGCCGCCGGCACCACGGTGATCATGGTGACGCACAACACCGCCCTGGCCGCGCACGCCACCCGGCACCTGGTCATGTCCCGGGGCCGGCTCGAACCGGCGCCCGCGCGGGTCTGA
- a CDS encoding sugar kinase produces the protein MLDVVTLGESMVVFWPEEGPLGAARTFVRSVAGAESNVAIGLARLGYRSGWIGRLGDDAFGRFVLRTIRGEGVDVSRVRLDAAAPTGVMFRESVLGRDPRVYYYRRGSAGSRLGPEDVDPEYVGSARLLHVTGITPALSPSCREAVEAAVEAARQRGVTVALDPNLRLKLWGAGEAAAALRPLIGRAGLVLAGLEEGELLSGRRGEEEVAGWFLEAGAGLVVLKLGARGAMATDGTRTWRSPGFPAQVVDTVGAGDAFAAGFYAAWLAGRDVETCLRYGNAAGALVVQVVGDTEGLPYREELAAFLGEGDVPTR, from the coding sequence GTGCTCGACGTGGTGACGCTGGGCGAGTCGATGGTCGTGTTCTGGCCCGAAGAGGGGCCGCTGGGGGCCGCCCGCACGTTTGTCCGGTCGGTGGCGGGGGCCGAGTCGAACGTGGCCATCGGCCTGGCCCGGCTCGGCTACCGGAGCGGGTGGATCGGCCGGCTCGGCGACGACGCGTTCGGCCGCTTCGTCCTCCGGACGATCCGGGGGGAGGGGGTCGACGTGTCCCGGGTGCGCCTGGACGCCGCCGCGCCCACGGGCGTGATGTTCCGGGAGTCGGTGCTCGGCCGGGACCCGAGGGTGTACTACTACCGGCGGGGGTCGGCCGGAAGCCGCCTCGGGCCGGAAGACGTCGACCCGGAGTACGTGGGCTCCGCCCGGCTGCTCCACGTCACCGGCATCACGCCGGCCCTGAGCCCGTCCTGCCGGGAAGCCGTGGAGGCGGCCGTGGAGGCCGCGCGGCAGCGGGGTGTGACCGTGGCCCTGGACCCGAACCTGCGGCTCAAGCTCTGGGGGGCGGGGGAAGCGGCCGCCGCCCTGCGCCCCCTCATCGGGCGGGCCGGCCTCGTCCTGGCCGGTCTGGAGGAGGGGGAGCTCCTCAGCGGCCGGCGGGGGGAGGAGGAGGTGGCCGGGTGGTTCCTCGAGGCCGGCGCGGGCCTCGTGGTGCTCAAGCTCGGCGCCCGCGGCGCGATGGCCACCGACGGCACGCGCACCTGGCGCTCGCCCGGGTTCCCGGCGCAGGTGGTCGACACCGTCGGTGCAGGCGACGCGTTCGCCGCCGGCTTCTACGCGGCGTGGCTCGCCGGCCGGGACGTCGAGACGTGCCTGCGGTACGGCAACGCCGCCGGGGCGCTGGTCGTCCAGGTGGTCGGCGACACCGAGGGGCTGCCGTACCGGGAGGAGCTGGCGGCCTTCCTCGGCGAGGGGGATGTTCCCACGCGCTGA
- the pyrF gene encoding orotidine-5'-phosphate decarboxylase, with amino-acid sequence MAGEPFVDRLVRRIEELENPLCVGIDPVLGRIPAHIREEAARRHGQNERGAAAALYLFGAAVVDAVAPLVPAVKLQSAFFEAYGGAGVEAFWQLVLYARQKGLLVIADAKRGDIGSTAAAYADAFLGHEAPVSAWADPDRYADALTVNPYLGSDALEPFVKRAAALGRGLFVLVKTSNPGAAELQDQVLLSGETLALQAAKLVDALGAKHVGRSGFSAVGAVVGATYPEDLARLRAWLPHTFFLVPGYGAQGAGAAEVAGAFLPGGRGALVVAARSIIYAFSSEHAGPEEFRASVAAAARSAALDLRAAARRAT; translated from the coding sequence TTGGCAGGAGAGCCGTTCGTGGACCGGCTGGTCCGCCGCATCGAAGAGCTGGAAAATCCCCTCTGCGTCGGCATCGACCCCGTGCTGGGGCGGATCCCGGCCCACATCCGCGAGGAGGCCGCCCGCCGCCACGGCCAGAACGAGCGCGGGGCGGCAGCGGCCCTGTACCTGTTCGGGGCGGCGGTGGTGGACGCCGTGGCCCCCCTGGTCCCGGCGGTCAAGCTCCAGAGCGCCTTCTTCGAGGCTTACGGCGGGGCGGGCGTGGAGGCCTTCTGGCAGCTCGTCCTGTACGCCCGCCAGAAGGGCCTCCTCGTGATCGCGGACGCCAAGCGCGGCGACATCGGCTCGACCGCCGCCGCGTACGCCGACGCCTTCCTCGGCCACGAGGCGCCGGTGTCCGCCTGGGCCGACCCGGACCGCTACGCGGACGCCCTCACGGTGAACCCGTACCTGGGGAGCGACGCGCTGGAGCCCTTCGTGAAGCGGGCGGCGGCCCTGGGCCGCGGGCTCTTCGTGCTCGTGAAGACCTCCAACCCCGGCGCGGCGGAGCTGCAGGACCAGGTGCTCCTGTCGGGGGAGACCCTGGCCCTGCAGGCGGCGAAGCTCGTCGACGCCCTGGGGGCGAAGCACGTGGGCCGCAGCGGGTTCTCGGCGGTGGGGGCCGTCGTGGGCGCGACGTACCCGGAGGACCTCGCCCGGCTCCGGGCCTGGCTGCCCCACACCTTCTTCCTGGTGCCCGGGTACGGCGCCCAGGGTGCGGGCGCGGCAGAAGTCGCCGGGGCGTTCCTGCCGGGGGGGCGCGGTGCCCTCGTGGTGGCAGCGCGCAGCATCATCTACGCGTTCTCCAGCGAGCACGCCGGCCCGGAGGAGTTCCGGGCCTCGGTGGCGGCAGCCGCCCGCTCGGCGGCCCTCGACCTCCGGGCGGCGGCCCGGCGCGCTACTTGA
- a CDS encoding DUF4418 family protein, giving the protein MRGKWLGWLTLAAGLLLTFGPHNLFTVCADHGHFMMLQNGNQVPMRCSWTANTAQALGVFLAVLGLILVLSKVHNLIRLYSPLVALLGLLIVLLPLYVVPTCPNPDMPCNLETKPTLIGVGVVLLLAGAFTYFTSRREAGAQAT; this is encoded by the coding sequence ATGCGTGGCAAGTGGCTGGGATGGCTCACCCTGGCGGCAGGGCTGCTGCTCACGTTCGGCCCCCACAACCTCTTCACGGTCTGCGCGGACCACGGGCACTTCATGATGCTCCAGAACGGCAACCAGGTGCCGATGCGCTGCAGCTGGACGGCGAACACGGCGCAGGCGCTCGGCGTGTTCCTGGCGGTGCTGGGCCTCATCCTGGTACTGAGCAAGGTGCACAACCTGATCCGCCTCTACAGCCCCCTGGTAGCGCTGCTCGGCCTCCTGATCGTTCTCCTGCCGCTGTACGTGGTTCCGACGTGTCCGAACCCCGACATGCCGTGCAACCTGGAAACCAAGCCGACGCTGATCGGCGTCGGGGTGGTGCTCCTCCTCGCCGGGGCCTTCACCTACTTCACGTCCCGGCGCGAGGCCGGCGCCCAGGCGACCTAG
- a CDS encoding bifunctional 4-hydroxy-2-oxoglutarate aldolase/2-dehydro-3-deoxy-phosphogluconate aldolase yields the protein MFPRADRHVRRAGVRPRIGVPSDRVMAVYRWEIARRIHEERVVAIVRAGSAEAALRAARAILEGGIRVLEVALTTPGGLEAIRALAGETDGALVGAGTVLDAETAVAAVRAGARFLVSPGLFPEVVRAGHRHGVPVLPGAATPTEIAAALEAGADLVKVFPASALGPGFVRAVREALPQAPLVPTGGVGADNAAEWLRAGAAALGVGGALTRGDPAGIAARARELVAAVRAAASGGT from the coding sequence ATGTTCCCACGCGCTGACCGGCATGTCCGACGCGCTGGCGTCCGGCCGCGAATTGGTGTACCGTCGGATCGGGTGATGGCTGTGTACCGATGGGAGATCGCGCGGCGGATTCACGAGGAACGGGTCGTGGCCATCGTCCGCGCCGGGTCGGCGGAGGCGGCCCTGCGGGCTGCCCGGGCCATCCTGGAGGGAGGCATCCGCGTGCTCGAGGTGGCGCTCACCACCCCGGGCGGGCTGGAGGCCATCCGGGCGCTGGCCGGGGAGACGGACGGAGCCCTCGTCGGCGCCGGGACGGTGCTCGACGCCGAGACCGCCGTCGCCGCCGTCCGGGCGGGAGCCCGATTTCTGGTCTCGCCCGGTCTCTTTCCCGAGGTCGTCCGCGCCGGCCACCGCCACGGCGTGCCGGTGCTGCCGGGTGCGGCCACGCCGACCGAGATCGCGGCGGCCCTCGAGGCCGGGGCGGACCTGGTGAAGGTCTTCCCTGCCTCGGCCCTCGGACCCGGCTTCGTCCGGGCAGTCCGGGAGGCGCTGCCCCAGGCGCCGCTGGTGCCGACCGGCGGGGTGGGTGCGGACAATGCCGCCGAGTGGCTCCGGGCCGGCGCGGCGGCACTGGGGGTCGGGGGCGCGCTCACCCGGGGCGACCCCGCGGGGATCGCCGCCCGGGCGCGGGAACTGGTGGCGGCCGTGCGGGCGGCGGCTTCGGGTGGGACGTGA
- the lspA gene encoding signal peptidase II produces the protein MRTILVGLLALVVDMASKSLVAARLALGETIPVIPGFFQITYVLNPGAAFGLLPHQRELFIAVSVGAVLLILYHARRPEGQVGVLPYAMGLMLGGAAGNLADRVRLGRVVDFLDFYWRDWHYPVFNLADVSIVLGVGLFLLHHWREGRRG, from the coding sequence GTGCGCACGATCCTGGTCGGGCTCCTGGCGCTGGTCGTGGACATGGCGTCCAAGTCGCTCGTCGCCGCCCGGCTCGCGCTCGGCGAGACCATCCCCGTGATTCCGGGCTTCTTCCAGATCACGTACGTGCTCAACCCCGGCGCGGCCTTCGGCCTCCTTCCCCACCAGCGCGAGCTCTTCATCGCGGTCTCCGTCGGGGCGGTGCTCCTGATCCTGTACCACGCGCGCCGGCCGGAAGGGCAGGTGGGAGTCCTGCCCTACGCGATGGGACTCATGCTCGGTGGGGCGGCCGGCAACCTCGCCGACCGGGTGCGGCTGGGCCGGGTGGTCGACTTCCTGGACTTCTACTGGCGGGACTGGCACTACCCCGTCTTCAACCTGGCCGACGTGTCCATCGTGCTCGGGGTGGGCCTCTTCCTGCTGCACCACTGGCGGGAGGGGCGCCGCGGGTGA
- a CDS encoding ABC transporter permease, producing the protein MRERIGFLYLAAQNLRRRPGRSLLSAAGVVLATASFFAGLVTLLGTERSVRIGLDRLGADMLVVPAGHAADVQEALVAGRPAGFFMDGSALDAVKKIGGVTAAAPQVFLPGQRPGDPVVAGFDPEADFTVLPWLEARLPGPLAADEAIAGANTGHRPGGTVQLYGETFRVAGRLLRTGGGADRMLFVRRDAVYRLARRAQESGAAGPAARLSPGAVSAILLRVEEWVPPEIVVTQIRSKVPEAEVVRRGEVAREVAQGQVRAVRGLLLVVAVLLGIALVMVGVLFSATVSERQRELGLVRAMGAGAGQLLGLILTEAVLLTTLSGLVGVVLGAGMVLAGGRWIAAGLRVPYLWPPPALTAGIAAGTAAVAALMGVVSAAYPAVRAALMEPYEAIRSGE; encoded by the coding sequence GTGCGTGAGCGGATCGGGTTCCTCTACCTGGCCGCGCAGAACCTTCGCCGCCGCCCCGGGCGCAGCCTGCTCAGCGCGGCAGGGGTGGTCCTGGCGACGGCCTCGTTCTTCGCCGGCCTGGTGACTCTTCTCGGCACCGAGCGCAGCGTCCGGATCGGGCTGGACCGGCTGGGAGCGGACATGCTCGTCGTCCCCGCAGGGCATGCGGCCGACGTGCAGGAGGCCCTCGTCGCCGGCCGGCCTGCCGGCTTTTTCATGGACGGATCGGCCCTCGACGCGGTGAAGAAGATCGGCGGCGTCACCGCCGCCGCGCCCCAGGTGTTCCTGCCCGGCCAGCGGCCGGGCGACCCGGTCGTGGCCGGCTTCGATCCGGAGGCGGACTTCACCGTGCTGCCGTGGCTCGAGGCGCGGCTGCCGGGTCCCCTGGCCGCGGACGAGGCGATCGCCGGGGCGAACACCGGGCACCGGCCCGGCGGGACGGTGCAGCTCTACGGGGAGACGTTCCGGGTGGCCGGGCGGCTCCTGCGCACCGGCGGGGGCGCGGACCGCATGCTGTTCGTCCGCCGGGACGCCGTCTACCGGCTCGCCCGGCGGGCGCAGGAGTCCGGGGCCGCGGGGCCCGCGGCACGCCTCAGCCCCGGGGCGGTGTCGGCCATCCTCCTGCGGGTGGAGGAGTGGGTACCGCCGGAGATCGTGGTCACGCAGATCCGGAGCAAGGTGCCGGAGGCGGAGGTGGTCCGCCGCGGCGAAGTCGCCCGGGAGGTGGCGCAAGGTCAGGTGCGCGCCGTACGCGGGTTGCTCCTTGTGGTGGCGGTCCTGCTGGGCATCGCCCTCGTGATGGTGGGGGTACTCTTCTCCGCCACCGTGTCCGAGCGCCAGCGCGAGCTCGGCCTCGTGCGGGCCATGGGGGCCGGCGCCGGGCAGCTCCTCGGCCTCATCCTCACCGAGGCGGTGCTCCTGACCACCCTGAGCGGCCTGGTCGGGGTCGTGCTGGGAGCCGGGATGGTCCTGGCGGGAGGACGGTGGATCGCCGCAGGGCTGCGGGTGCCGTACCTGTGGCCCCCGCCGGCCCTGACCGCGGGCATCGCCGCGGGGACCGCTGCGGTGGCCGCCCTGATGGGGGTCGTGTCCGCCGCCTACCCGGCCGTGCGGGCGGCGCTCATGGAGCCGTACGAGGCCATCCGGTCCGGGGAGTAG
- a CDS encoding RluA family pseudouridine synthase: protein MTQVFRFRAGEADAGQRLDVFLAAQPEPGLSRARIQALIRSGRCRVGGRPARAGQRLSPGDEVVLEVPPPEAAGLVPEDIPLDVVYRDEDVLVVNKPRGLVVHPAAGHARGTLANTVAGMAAWEDGEDVPGDPARPGIVHRLDKDTTGLLVVALNPQAHQRLAEQVQRRALRREYLAIVHGSPPVESGRIEAPVGRHPTDRKRMAVTPGRGREAITHFRVLERYRGFSLVQCRLETGRTHQIRVHLAYIGHPVAGDPVYGPRRQALGLTAQALHAFRLGFVHPRTGEWLQFEVPPPEDMARAIEALRRGEAGEA, encoded by the coding sequence GTGACGCAGGTGTTCCGGTTCCGTGCGGGGGAGGCGGACGCCGGGCAGCGGCTCGACGTGTTCCTCGCCGCGCAGCCCGAGCCGGGCCTGTCCCGGGCGCGGATCCAGGCGCTGATCCGGTCCGGCCGCTGCCGGGTGGGCGGCCGGCCCGCCCGGGCGGGGCAGCGCCTGTCCCCCGGGGACGAGGTCGTCCTGGAGGTGCCCCCGCCGGAGGCGGCCGGCCTGGTGCCGGAGGACATCCCGCTGGACGTGGTGTACCGGGATGAGGACGTGCTGGTGGTCAACAAGCCCCGGGGGCTCGTGGTGCACCCGGCGGCGGGGCACGCGCGGGGCACACTGGCCAACACCGTGGCCGGGATGGCGGCGTGGGAGGACGGCGAGGACGTCCCCGGCGACCCCGCCCGACCGGGCATCGTCCACCGGCTCGACAAGGACACCACGGGCCTCCTCGTGGTCGCCTTGAACCCGCAGGCGCACCAGCGCCTGGCCGAGCAGGTCCAGCGCCGCGCCCTGCGCCGGGAGTACCTGGCGATCGTCCACGGGAGCCCGCCCGTGGAGTCCGGCCGGATCGAGGCGCCCGTGGGCCGGCACCCGACCGACCGCAAGCGGATGGCGGTCACGCCGGGCCGGGGCCGGGAGGCGATCACCCACTTCCGGGTGCTGGAACGGTACCGGGGCTTCAGCCTGGTGCAGTGCCGGCTGGAGACCGGCCGGACCCACCAGATCCGGGTGCACCTGGCCTACATCGGGCACCCGGTGGCGGGGGACCCGGTCTACGGGCCGCGCCGGCAGGCCCTGGGGCTGACGGCGCAGGCCCTGCACGCGTTCCGGCTCGGCTTCGTCCACCCCCGCACCGGGGAATGGCTCCAGTTCGAGGTCCCCCCGCCGGAGGACATGGCCCGGGCGATCGAGGCCCTCCGGCGGGGCGAGGCCGGGGAGGCGTAG